A part of Misgurnus anguillicaudatus chromosome 6, ASM2758022v2, whole genome shotgun sequence genomic DNA contains:
- the LOC129433246 gene encoding olfactomedin translates to MLLLLLLAVIVTSQAQRVPGQLKNDSCVCKVNSSIWSFPAARFLDVTTQIQICENNLEEFRNQVSYQNDELPKMKATIKNITDRLKRFDYLQTSGLYNALHLRQLNQELQNIHRAIEETHVHNPEEAQKLLDELSKAKSDVQKMYKDDTFNLDTMKKRLRDLSNRVQTCRTLPYDFRSTCHQRIMTNISSPQVTKLNSFSKSYISGAWGRDAQLNSKKIYWEHCLVSGNKHGNTIRIYNSYEDFMANKNYKDEPIAPSYTDKNAVQGSGTILYDNTVFYQCYTKAEICSYNITTKTTKRMNIDGAGFENKFPFCYYSCRDWTDFDLEADQGAVWVIYATEENHGNIVVSRLDPVELNITHTWKTHLFKRSVTNTFMVCGVLYATRFVNTYQEEVFYAFDTATGQEINTLSLPFEKVAAGIANLNFNPVDRKLYMYNDAYLLAYDTFF, encoded by the exons ATGCTCCTGCTACTCCTCCTCGCTGTAATC GTGACTAGTCAGGCTCAGAGAGTCCCAGGTCAACTGAAGAATGATTCCTGTGTGTGTAAAGTAAACAGCTCCATCTGGAGCTTCCCTGCGGCACGGTTCCTGGACGTCACAACACAGATCCAGATCTGTGAGAACAACCTGGAAGAGTTTCGGAACCAG GTCTCATATCAAAATGATGAACTGCCGAAGATGAAAGCCAccattaaaaacattacagacCGTCTGAAGCGCTTTGATTATCTTCAAACAAGCGGACTGTACAACGCTCTTCACCTGCGGCAGCTGAACCAAGAACTCCAGAATATCCATCGTGCCATTGAAGAAACACACGTGCACAATCCTGAAGAGGCACAAAAATTGCTTGATGAG CTGAGTAAAGCAAAGAGCGACGTCCAAAAGATGTACAAAGATGACACATTCAATCTCGACACGATGAAGAAGAGGTTACGTGACCTCAGCAACCGCGTACAGACTTGTCGAACCTTACCATATGATTTTAGGA GTACTTGTCATCAGCGTATCATGACCAACATAAGCTCTCCACAAGTCACCAAACTGAATTCCTTCAGTAAGTCGTACATCTCTGGTGCTTGGGGCCGAGATGCCCAACTGAACAGCAAGAAAATTTACTGGGAGCACTGCCTGGTCAGTGGAAACAAACATGGCAACACAATCCGAATTTACAACTCTTATGAAGATTTCATGGCGAACAAGAACTACAAGGATGAACCGATAGCACCATCTTATACTGACAAGAATGCCGTACAGGGTTCTGGCACTATATTGTACGATAACACCGTGTTTTACCAATGCTACACCAAAGCTGAGATTTGCAGTTACAATATTACAACAAAGACGACCAAGCGTATGAATATAGATGGTGCTGGTTTCGAAAACAAATTTCCGTTTTGCTACTACAGCTGTCGTGATTGGACCGACTTTGATCTGGAAGCAGATCAAGGCGCTGTATGGGTGATATACGCCACGGAGGAGAACCACGGCAATATCGTTGTGAGCAGATTGGACCCGGTTGAGCTCAATATCACGCATACCtggaaaacacatttgtttaagAGATCTGTCACTAACACGTTTATGGTGTGCGGTGTCTTGTATGCGACACGTTTTGTTAATACTTATCAAGAAGAGGTATTTTATGCCTTTGATACTGCCACCGGTCAGGAGATAAACACTCTTTCTTTACCATTTGAGAAAGTTGCAGCGGGTATAGCCAATTTGAATTTTAACCCAGTTGACAGGAAACTTTACATGTATAATGATGCTTATCTTTTAGCATATGACACTTTCTTTTGA
- the LOC129434306 gene encoding olfactomedin-4, protein MGEWFKSLLSHNVHLCSQGYRIGTVPVTDMSRFYLFFLMLIVALISPQPVRGKGCVCELHNSESAFPENKLSNVKITAMECIRNISSEKRTEGDRLVLGLQHRIQHLNENVSMLEKEDDGNLYAAVSLRIIQLELAEIQDLLDKLSRSTSNNQRLSAATAVQLQDMNDTMMELENFDHTLVMEKQRENQRIKRDLKLCTDELSATSPPPTLSPGNCGLGQMVNVSGPKTYSLTVYGTSYSFGAWGKDANPAPGDENKYWLVVLSASNVFGHFVRQYNSLSTILLGIGPTDAFISSSNPTTNTIQGPNMVMYGNALYYNCYNIYSVCRFNLTTRTVSNVALPSDAGYNNKFPFGHLGATYGYTDMDFATDEFGVYVIYTTTSNFGNLIISKVETSTPPVLGQTWSTSLHKKTVTNTFMVCGVLYATRYIDKDIEEIFYSFDTKTNTERYDWRIHIRKMQANIKYLNYDPRDHLLYVYSDAYVLTHEIIFE, encoded by the exons ATGGGTGAGTGGTTTAAATCTCTGCTGTCGCACAATGTTCATCTTTGTTCTCAAGGCTACAGGATTGGAACTGTTCCAGTCACAGACATGAGTcggttttatttattctttctGATGCTCATCGTTGCTCTTATTTCACCACAG CCGGTAAGAGGAAAGGGCTGTGTGTGCGAGCTACACAATTCAGAGTCTGCATTCCCTGAAAACAAGCTCAGCAACGTAAAGATCACTGCCATGGAGTGTATAAGAAACATCAGTTCAGAAAag AGGACAGAGGGTGACAGACTTGTGCTGGGTCTACAACATCGTATACAACATCTAAACGAGAATGTGTCCATGCTGGAAAAAGAAGACGATGGAAATCTGTATGCGGCTGTGTCCCTGCGCATCATTCAGTTAGAATTAGCTGAGATTCAAGATCTTCTGGACAAACTCAGCAGATCCACCAGCAATAACCAGCGACTCAGTGCAGCGACTGCAGTTCAG CTTCAGGATATGAATGACACAATGATGGAGCTGGAAAACTTTGACCACACACTGGTGATGGAGAAACAGCGTGAAAACCAGCGTATTAAAAGAGACCTGAAACTGTGCACGGATGAGCTCAGTGCTACATCACCACCTCCTACACTTTCCCCAG GCAACTGTGGTCTGGGTCAGATGGTAAATGTGTCAGGACCTAAAACCTATTCCCTCACGGTATACGGGACGTCTTACAGTTTTGGTGCTTGGGGCAAGGATGCAAACCCTGCTCCAGGAGATGAGAATAAATACTGGCTGGTGGTCTTGTCCGCAAGTAATGTATTCGGGCACTTTGTCCGCCAATACAATAGTTTGAGTACTATTTTATTAGGCATAGGTCCTACAGATGCGTTCATATCAAGCTCTAACCCCACAACTAACACAATTCAGGGGCCAAACATGGTTATGTATGGAAATGCGCTCTATTATAACTGTTATAATATATATTCTGTCTGTCGGTTTAATTTGACGACTCGCACGGTTAGTAACGTGGCACTGCCGAGTGATGCAGGTTATAATAACAAGTTTCCATTCGGACATCTCGGAGCAACATACGGCTATACAGATATGGATTTTGCCACAGATGAATTTGGCGTGTACGTTATATACACAACGACAAGCAATTTCGGGAATTTAATCATCAGTAAAGTTGAGACCAGCACTCCGCCCGTTTTAGGCCAAACTTGGTCAACTTCACTGCACAAAAAAACTGTCACAAATACTTTCATGGTATGCGGAGTGCTGTACGCCACCAGGTATATAGACAAAGACATAGAGGAGATCTTTTATTCATTTGACACCAAAACCAACACAGAGCGCTACGATTGGAGAATTCATATTAGGAAGATGCAAGCCAATATTAAGTATCTCAACTACGACCCCAGAGATCATTTGCTGTACGTGTACAGTGATGCCTACGTTTTAacacatgaaattatatttgaGTAG
- the LOC129434240 gene encoding olfactomedin, with protein MLSYLLLLAVISTVQAEKIQGVEENNACVCKLSSSIWAFPAKRFEEVETQVQICDDNLKNLQKKIKTNNVALQKMESALKKITDRLEPFDYLNNNGLYNALQLRKLSQELEAILQTATEAHQTNPNKDTRKLLKELDKTKSDIESMYNDNLFNLQTMKMRLRDLNNRAQTCKTIPDDFRSSCHQRIMTSISSPSVTKLNSLDKSYISGAWGRDAKLNEQIYWEHCLVSGNKHGNTIRIYTSYEDFMASKNYKDEYIADSYSNANAVQGSGTILYDNTVFYQCYTKAEICSFNIITKVTKRKAIVGAGFENTFPYCYYSCRDWTDFDLEADQGAVWLIYATEENHGNIVVSRLDPVELNITHTWKTHLFKRSVTNTFMVCGVLYATRYVNAYREEVFYAFDTVTGQAINTLSISFEKVAEGIANLHFNPVDRKLYIYNDAYLLAYETVF; from the exons ATGCTCTCGTACCTGTTGCTCCTCGCAGTCATA TCGACTGTTCAGGCTGAGAAGATTCAAGGTGTAGAGGAGAACAATGCCTGTGTATGTAAATTAAGCAGCTCTATCTGGGCTTTTCCTGCCAAACGGTTTGAGGAAGTCGAAACACAAGTCCAGATCTGTGATGACAACTTGAAGAATTTGCAGAAAAAG ATAAAGACCAATAATGTAGCGCTGCAAAAGATGGAATCTGCGCTTAAGAAAATCACAGATCGGTTGGAACCCTTTGATTATCTCAACAACAATGGCTTGTACAACGCCCTTCAACTGAGAAAGCTAAGCCAGGAACTTGAAGCGATCCTTCAGACCGCCACTGAAGCACATCAGACAAATCCCAACAAAGACACACGTAAACTTCTCAAAGAG TTGGATAAAACAAAGAGTGACATTGAGAGCATGTACAACGACAATTTATTCAATCTCCAGACCATGAAAATGAGATTACGTGACCTCAACAACAGAGCACAAACGTGCAAAACCATACCAGACGATTTCAGAA GTTCTTGTCATCAGCGTATCATGACCAGCATAAGTTCTCCAAGTGTCACAAAGCTCAACTCATTAGATAAGTCGTACATCTCTGGTGCTTGGGGGCGAGATGCCAAACTGAACGAGCAAATCTACTGGGAGCACTGCCTGGTCAGTGGAAACAAACATGGCAACACAATCAGAATTTACACATCTTATGAAGATTTCATGGCAAGCAAGAACTACAAAGATGAATACATTGCAGATTCTTACTCTAACGCTAATGCCGTCCAGGGTTCAGGCACTATATTGTACGATAACACTGTGTTTTACCAATGCTACACCAAAGCTGAGATTTGCAGTTTCAATATTATaacaaaagtaacaaagcgaaAGGCTATCGTTGGTGCTGGTTTCGAAAACACATTTCCATACTGCTACTACAGCTGTCGTGATTGGACCGACTTTGATCTGGAAGCGGATCAAGGCGCTGTATGGTTGATATACGCCACGGAGGAGAACCACGGCAATATCGTTGTGAGCCGATTGGACCCGGTTGAGCTCAATATCACGCATACCtggaaaacacatttgtttaagAGATCTGTCACTAACACGTTTATGGTGTGCGGTGTCTTGTATGCGACACGTTATGTTAATGCTTATCGAGAGGAGGTATTTTATGCCTTTGATACGGTCACTGGTCAGGCGATAAACACTCTTTCTATATCTTTTGAGAAAGTTGCAGAGGGTATAGCCAATCTGCATTTTAACCCTGTTGACCGGAAACTTTACATATATAATGATGCTTATCTTTTAGCATATGAAACCGTCTTTTAA
- the LOC129434239 gene encoding olfactomedin-4 encodes MSLSNVFILMIVIPQILVQSVRGKNCVCDLKNTDPAFPKSKFKRVETIALQCTATITSEKMLENDRRLLGLQQRIKQLEDYVGILEKEDDKNLYGAVSLRIIELEFAEIRNLLDKLNKTTVNSQHLNVQTVAELQDMKDTMEELERFDSMQVMKKERQNRSIKKELEKCKENKAPAPHPTLPPVKGRCGLGQIVSVKGPKTYSLTVYSTSYTYGAWGKDANPAPGDENKYWLMVLYTSNVYGNFIRQYNSLSTMLLGIGHTDVYIAGSNPTTNTVQGPNMVMYGNALYYNCYYSYSVCRFNMTAVTVSTVALPKDTGYESKFPFGHLGAEYGYTDLDFVTDEFGVYVIYATTSNFGNIVISKVETSTPPVLGQTWSTSLFKKTVSNTFMVCGVLYATRYIDSDKEEIFYSFDTKTNTERYDLKIFIKKMQTNIEYLNYDPRDHLLYVYSDAYILTYEVLFE; translated from the exons ATGAGTCTGTCTAATGTGTTCATTTTGATGATCGTCATTCCTCAAATTCTTGTTCAG TCGGTGAGAGGAAAGAACTGTGTGTGCGATCTAAAAAACACTGATCCTGCTTTCCCTAAAAGCAAATTTAAGAGAGTAGAGACCATCGCCTTACAATGCACTGCGACCATCACTTCAGAAAAG ATGTTAGAAAATGACAGACGACTTCTGGGTCTACAACAACGTATCAAGCAGCTAGAGGACTACGTGGGCATACTGGAAAAAGAGGACGACAAAAATTTGTACGGGGCCGTGTCTCTCCGGATCATTGAGCTGGAGTTTGCCGAGATTCGAAATCTCCTGGACAAACTTAACAAAACCACCGTCAACTCTCAGCATCTCAATGTACAGACTGTAGCAGAG CTTCAGGACATGAAGGACACAATGGAAGAGCTGGAGAGGTTTGACAGCATGCAGGTGATGAAGAAAGAACGTCAGAACCGCAGTATTAAGAAGGAACTTGAGAagtgcaaagaaaacaaagcTCCAGCACCACACCCAACACTTCCCCCGGTTAAGG GTCGATGTGGTCTGGGTCAGATTGTCAGTGTGAAGGGACCTAAAACGTATTCCCTCACGGTATATTCAACCTCCTACACCTATGGAGCTTGGGGCAAGGATGCGAACCCTGCTCCAGGAGATGAGAATAAATACTGGCTGATGGTGCTGTATACTAGTAATGTGTATGGCAACTTTATCCGCCAGTACAATAGCTTGAGTACTATGTTATTAGGCATTGGACATACCGATGTATATATTGCAGGCTCTAACCCCACAACTAACACAGTTCAGGGGCCAAACATGGTTATGTATGGAAATGCGCTCTATTATAACTGTTATTACTCATATTCCGTCTGTCGGTTTAATATGACAGCAGTCACTGTTAGTACTGTGGCACTGCCAAAAGATACAGGTTACGAGAGCAAGTTTCCATTCGGACATCTCGGAGCAGAATACGGCTATACAGATTTAGATTTTGTCACAGATGAATTTGGCGTGTATGTTATATATGCAACAACAAGCAATTTCGGGAATATAGTCATCAGTAAAGTTGAGACCAGCACTCCGCCCGTTTTGGGCCAAACTTGGTCAACTTCACTGTTCAAAAAAACTGTCAGCAATACTTTCATGGTGTGCGGTGTGCTGTACGCCACCAGGTATATAGACAGTGACAAAGAGGAGATCTTTTACTCATTTGACACCAAAACCAACACAGAGCGCTACGATTTGAAAATTTTTATCAAAAAGATGCAAACCAATATTGAGTATCTCAACTACGACCCCAGAGATCATTTGCTGTACGTGTACAGTGATGCCTACATTCTAACATATGAGGTCTTGTTTGAGTAA